The following proteins are co-located in the Hevea brasiliensis isolate MT/VB/25A 57/8 chromosome 11, ASM3005281v1, whole genome shotgun sequence genome:
- the LOC110649648 gene encoding ankyrin repeat-containing protein At5g02620 produces MDRRLQETILRGDIPTFLSLIRENENIIDKTITAWSSNTILHLAARFGPLELAKEILKLKPEMVSEVNEKSETPLFEACREGRTDMVMLLVESDPWVVYKVNQDNETALFAACERGKLDVVNCLLNFQHLLMLEVDGLTTSLHVAALGGHTEIVKEILKIRPDFAWKKDVNGCTPLHQACSKGHLETTRELLRFDTDLSSLQDNDGRTPLHWAAMKGRVSIIDEILSVSLESAEMITKNGETVLHLGVKSNQFDAVKYLMETLNTTKLINKPDNDGNTALHLATAGKLGTMVIYLLKLNAEVNAINRKGQTALDVVESDVSNSGALQILPAIQDAGGKRGDQLPPSYSTELKQIIAPESVNNPNVPSSSPKKVLDSPNHHHRRNQRRSREKQREVQSEGLRNARNTITVVAVLIATVTFAAGINPPGGFNQTTGKIITGKHTSFKVFVVCNVVALFSSLGIVILLVSIIPFRRKSMMKLLAVTHKIMWVSTSFMAAAYLAAMWTTLPHGRGAVWLLVSVVAIGGGCTMAIFVGLGILLGKHLVRKRKWRINNNKEKRKKESPSSSISRVEELKIMKGGNSESTTNSDVDSSDKGYHLY; encoded by the exons ATGGACCGACGGCTACAAGAGACCATCTTGAGAGGGGACATACCGACCTTTCTTAGCCTAATTCGAGAAAATGAAAACATCATTGACAAAACAATCACTGCATGGTCCTCAAACACCATTCTACACTTAGCAGCACGTTTTGGGCCTCTCGAATTGGCGAAGGAGATTCTAAAGCTGAAGCCAGAGATGGTGTCGGAGGTGAACGAGAAATCGGAGACCCCATTGTTTGAGGCATGCAGAGAAGGGAGAACGGATATGGTGATGCTATTGGTAGAGAGCGATCCTTGGGTAGTTTATAAGGTGAACCAAGACAACGAGACTGCTCTCTTTGCGGCCTGCGAAAGAGGGAAGCTTGATGTGGTGAATTGTCTCTTGAATTTTCAACATCTACTCATGTTGGAGGTCGATGGGCTTACTACTTCTCTTCACGTTGCAGCTTTGGGAGGACATACAG AAATTGTGAAGGAAATCTTAAAAATACGCCCAGATTTTGCATGGAAGAAGGACGTTAATGGATGCACTCCTTTACACCAAGCTTGCAGCAAAGGCCATCTTGAGACCACCAGGGAGCTACTAAGATTCGACACCGACCTCTCTTCTTTGCAAGACAACGATGGCCGAACGCCACTCCATTGGGCTGCCATGAAAGGACGAGTGAGCATCATCGACGAGATACTCTCTGTGAGTCTTGAATCTGCAGAGATGATCACCAAAAATGGAGAAACAGTTCTCCATCTCGGAGTGAAAAGCAATCAGTTTGATGCAGTGAAGTACCTCATGGAGACACTCAACACCACTAAGCTTATTAATAAGCCGGACAACGATGGCAATACAGCTTTGCACCTCGCAACTGCTGGAAAGCTTGGCACT ATGGTCATCTACCTGCTGAAGCTTAATGCTGAAGTGAATGCTATAAATCGCAAGGGACAGACTGCCTTGGACGTAGTCGAGTCTGATGTGAGCAATTCTGGTGCTCTCCAGATTTTGCCTGCAATACAAGATGCAGGAGGTAAGAGAGGAGACCAATTGCCACCAAGTTATTCCACTGAACTTAAACAAATTATAGCACCAGAAAGTGTTAATAACCCCAATGTTCCATCTTCATCTCCAAAGAAAGTGTTGGATTCTCCAAATCATCATCACCGCCGTAATCAGCGACGCTCCAGGGAAAAGCAGCGAGAGGTCCAAAGCGAAGGTCTACGTAATGCACGTAATACAATCACTGTTGTGGCAGTTTTAATTGCCACTGTTACATTTGCAGCCGGCATCAACCCTCCTGGAGGGTTTAACCAAACTACAGGGAAAATTATAACGGGGAAGCATACTTCTTTTAAGGTGTTTGTGGTTTGTAACGTTGTAGCATTATTTTCATCCCTCGGCATTGTTATTCTTCTAGTCAGCATTATCCCCTTTAGGCGAAAATCCATGATGAAATTATTGGCTGTGACACATAAGATCATGTGGGTGTCCACGTCATTTATGGCGGCCGCATACCTTGCTGCCATGTGGACAACTTTACCACATGGGAGGGGAGCAGTATGGTTGTTGGTGTCAGTGGTGGCTATAGGAGGAGGGTGCACAATGGCAATTTTTGTGGGTTTGGGGATTTTGTTGGGTAAGCATTTGGTGAGGAAAAGGAAATGGAGGATAAATAATAATAAGGAAAAGAGAAAGAAGGAAAGTCCAAGCAGTAGCATCAGCCGTGTAGAAGAATTGAAGATCATGAAAGGAGGCAACAGTGAGTCTACTACTAATTCAGATGTGGATAGCTCGGATAAAGGTTACCATTTGTATTAG